The nucleotide sequence CCTCCGTGGGTTCAAATCCCACCGCTACCGCCACGAGCACCACGACGAAGCCCCTCCCGCGCACGCGGTGAGGGGCTTTGGTCGTCCTGGGTCGTTCCGCCCCAGCACGCAGCGGAGCGGGAGCAGCGGTTCGGCGGGGCTCAGGCGTCGTCGCTGCGGTTGTAGCGGTGCAGCAGCCGGGCGAAGGTCTGCACGTCCTCCTCCGACCAGTCCCGCAACCGGCCCTCGATGGCCCGCACCTGCTCGTCCCGGACGCCGTGCAGCAGCGTCGCCGCCTGCTCGCTCAGCGCCAGGGTGTGCGAGCGGGGGCGCTCCGGGTCGGGGTGGCGCACCAGCAGGCCGCGAGCCTCCAGGCCGGTGAGCTGCCGGCTGGCGGTGGACTTGTCGACGCGCAGCGCGGCAGCCACCTCGGTGACCCGGGCGCCGGGATGTCCATCCACGTGGGACAGCAGCGAGAAGTCGACGTAGCTCAGCCCGGCCTTCGCCGACCCGCCCTCCGCCCGGATGCGGCGGCTGAAGTCGGCGAGGTCGTCATGAATCTGCTCAGCCCAGCGACGCGCTGAGGGTTGCTGGTCGGCCGCCATGAGTTGTACTCTACAACCTCAACCAGTTGTAAAATACAACCAGAGAGTTCTGCCGATGCCTGCCGCCGCTCACGGCCACCCCCGCGTCTCCGTCTCCTTCGTGCTGAGCCACGCCCTCGTCCCGGTCCTCCTCGGAGTGGTGATGGCGGCGGCCTACGTGGGCGGGTTCGCCAAGCCCGACCCGCAGCAGGTGCCGGTGGACGTGGTCGGCGACGCCCCACAGGCCACTGCGCTGGTGGAGTCGCTGCGCGGCACGCTGGGCGACAAGGTCAGCCTCACCGTGCAGCCCGACCGGCAGGCGGCGGCGGACCGCATCGCGGCGCAGGAGACCAGCGCTGCCTACGTGCTCGACGCGGACCGGCCCAGCCTGCTCGTCAGCTCTGCGGCGTCGGACACCACGGCGGTGACCGTGGAGCGGATGTTCGCCCCGATCGCGCTGCAGCAGTCGCTCCCGCTGGCGGTGGAGGACGTGGTGCCCACCTCGCCGGACGATCCCTCGGGTCAGGCCTTCTTCTTCTACCTGGTGGCGCTCACCGTCGGCGCCTACGGCACGGGCACGGCGATCGGCACCGCGGGCGCCTCGCGAACCCTGCGCAGCCGCACCGGCCTGGCCGTGGGTGGAGCTGCGGCCAACGCCGTCCTGGTCACCGCGGTGGCGGAGCTGATCAACGGCACCATGGGCGGACACGTCTGGGCCATTGGCGGGACGGCCTTCGCCTACGCCCTGGTGCTCACCCTCTTCGGCGTCGGTCTGCACACCCTGGTCGGCCGGTTCACCACGGCGTGCATGGTCATCCTGTTCGTGGCGCTGAACTTCACCAGTGCGGGTGGGGTGTACCAGCCGTGGCTGCAGCCCGGCCTCTTCGCGTGGCTGCACCAGTTCTGGATCGGCTCCGGCATGCTCGAGGCCGCCCGCAAGATCGTGTACTTCCCGGACCTGTCCCTGGCCCGTGACCTCGGCACGATCGGGGGCTGGCTGGTGGTCGCCGCGGCCCTGCTGGGTGCGGTGGCCGTGGTGGAGCGGCGGCGACGCGCGGCGGCCCTGCGGGGCGCCGAGGTCAGCGAGGCCGAGGAGCGGGAGATCGAGCTGGCGGAGAGCGTCGTCTCCTAGGCGTGTCGGTCCCCTAGGTGCACGGGCGGGCGAACGGGCGCATCCGCTCGCTGACCTCTCGCCGCAGCTGCGGGTCGGCGGCCAGCGCTGTCGTCGTGTGCTGCGCTCCCCGGCCCACCAGCTGTGGGTCCACCACGCCGAGCTCGCCCAGGTGGGTCAGCACCTGGTCCTGGGTGCCGAAGGGCAGCGGCCGCCGGTCGCGGTCGCCGAGCACCCCCCAGCGCGACACGTACATCAGCAGCGGGCGATCGCCGAGCGGGAAACCCTGCTGCAGGGTGAGGCGGTCCGCGGCGACGGCACGACGGTCGTAGCTGCCCTCGGTGGCGTCCAGACAGCTCAGCTGCTCGGCGCTGAGCGCGGACACGGTCACCGCTGCGGTCGCTCCTCGCCGCGCGAACGGGGTGGCCGCGACGTACCCGCCCTGGCTGACGTGGGCGGAGTGGCCCACGTCGGTGCCGTGCAGCACCCCCACGCCAGTGGGCACCACCGTGGCGGCGCCGGCTGCGGCGAGCTTGCGGCGCAGCACGTCCGGGCAGCGGTTGGAGCCGATGCCGACCACCAGCGCCCGGCGGGCCAGGGGCGCGGCGCCCATGTCGGCCAGCAGCCTGTCAACCTCGCCCGCGGCCCCGTGCAGGGCGATGAGGTGGTCGTCCACCTGCAGCGCGGAGAACGGCAGCGCTGGCCCGGGGTAGCGCCACGGCTCGGCGCGCAGGTCCACCGCGAGGTTCAGCGAGCGCAGCGTCGGCACCTGACCATCGTGACAAAGGCGGGCAAGTCAATTCACTTCATAGTTACCTGCGAACGTTCAGCCGAAACACTTGCACCCAAAACTATCGCTCAACCGGTATTGCCGGAGAGATTCACTCCTTCCGCTGTAGGGGGCTTCTTTGAGTGACACCCTCATCACCCGCAGTGCTTCTGACCTGGCCTTGACCACGAACACGTCGGTGAACCAAACAACGGCCGAGGTCGAGGAACTGGAGGTCACTTTTCAGCGAAAGGGCGCTGCAGTTCGCGCCCTCCGGGGCGTCTCCCTCACCATTTCCCCCGGCGAGATCGTGGGCCTGGTGGGCGAGTCCGGTTCCGGGAAAAGCGTTCTGGGGTTTTCCCTGCTGGGTCTGCTGCCGCGGTCCGCCGAGCTGGGTGGTGCCGTGCGCGTGATGGGCTCAGACATGCTGCACGGTGACGAGAAGTCGCGGCAGAAGGTGCGGCGACTCAACCTGGGCTCCATCTTCCAGGACCCGATGACGTCGCTGAACCCGACGATGCGGGTGGGGCAGCAGGTGGCCGAGTCGGCCGGCAGCACCGCAGAGGCGGAGCGCCTGCTCGCCGCGGTGGGCATCCCGGACCCGGCGCGGCGGATGCGCAGCTATCCCCACGAGCTCTCCGGCGGCCTTCGCCAGCGCGTCATGATCGCCATGGCGGTCGCGGGCGACCCCGAGCTGATCGTCGCGGACGAGCCGACCACCGCCCTGGACGTCACGGTCCAGGCGCAGGTGCTGGTGCTGCTGCGTCGACTCCGGGACGAGCTCGGGTGCAGCGTCCTGATGATCACCCACGACCTGGGCGTTGCCGCGCAGATCGCCGACCGGGTGGCCGTGCTCTACGCCGGTCGGATCGCGGAGGTCGGGCCCGCCGCGGAGGTGCTGCAAGCCCCCGCGCACCCGTACACGCACGGGTTGCTGCAGTCACGGCTGACCTTCGACACCCACCGCCAGCGTGCGCTCGCAGTGCTGCCTGGCGAGGTGCCCAGCCCCACCGCGGTGCTGTCGGGTTGCCCCTTCGTCCCGCGCTGCCCGCTCGCGCACGACCAGTGCAGCACCCGGCCACCTGCGCCGACGGAGGCCGGGCCGGGCCGGGTGAGTGCCTGCGTGCTGCCGGCACCCACCGTCCTCGCCCGGCTGCACCCCGAGGAGGCCGTACCTCCCGAGGACGCCGTACCTCCTGACGCGGCCGTGCCCCCCGACGAGGTAGTGGCTCCGCAGACCACCACCGACGACCCAGCGCGCGAGCGTGGCGTGGCGGTCTCCGTGCGCGAGGTCACCAAGGCGTTCCCCACGGGCGGCGCGGTGCGGGGACGGGCTCGGTTGCAGGCCCTGCGGGGGGTCTCCCTCACCGTCGGCGCTGGTGAGGCCGTGGCGATCGTGGGGGAGAGCGGCTCGGGCAAGTCAACCCTGCTCCGAGTGATCGCCGGGCTGGAGACTCCGACGACCGGGCAGGTGGGCCTCGCCGCCACCGAGCGCCCCCAGATGGTCTTCCAGGATGCTGGCGCCTCGCTGACACCGTGGATGTCGGTGCACGAGCTGGTCTCCGAGCGCCTGCGCGGCCGCAAGCTCTCGCGCCGGCAGCGCGACGCGCGGGTGACCGAGGCGCTCACTCGGGTGGGCCTGCCTGCCGACGTGGCCAGGGCCCGCGCAGCCCAGCTCTCCGGCGGGCAGCGCCAACGGGTGTCGCTGGCCCGCGCCACCGTGGTGCCCCCGGCGGTGCTGCTCTGCGACGAGCCGACCAGTGCTCTGGACGTCTCCCTCGCCGCCTCGGTGATCAACCTGATCGGGCAGCTGCGGGAGAGCCTGGACATGGCCGTGGTGTTCGTGACCCACGACCTGTCCGTCGCCCGGGTGGTCGCCGACCGCATCGCCGTGATGTACCTGGGTCGGATCGTGGAGATCGGCGACGTCGAGCAGGTCACCGCCCGCCCCGCCCACCCCTACACGCAGGCGCTCATCGCCTCGATCCCCGACATCGGCCGCGAGCCGGAGGTGATGATCGGTGAGCCGGGCAGCCCCCTGTCACCGCCCTCCGGCTGCGCCTTCCACCCCCGGTGCCCGCTGGCCATCGCCACCTGCAGCGAGCCTGCGCTGGACGTCGGGCTGGAGGGCACGCCCGGCAGCAACCACCGAGTGGCGTGCATCGAGCGGAGGGCGAGCTGACATGACGCTGACCTTGTCCAGGGCGGTGCCGCTGGCCGCACCCGCTCGACGCCGGACCCGCTGGTTCAGCTCACGCGGAGCCACCATGAGCTGGCTGGGAGCCAGCCTGCTGCTGCTGCTCAC is from Rhodococcus sp. X156 and encodes:
- a CDS encoding MarR family winged helix-turn-helix transcriptional regulator, which encodes MAADQQPSARRWAEQIHDDLADFSRRIRAEGGSAKAGLSYVDFSLLSHVDGHPGARVTEVAAALRVDKSTASRQLTGLEARGLLVRHPDPERPRSHTLALSEQAATLLHGVRDEQVRAIEGRLRDWSEEDVQTFARLLHRYNRSDDA
- a CDS encoding ABC transporter ATP-binding protein, with translation MNQTTAEVEELEVTFQRKGAAVRALRGVSLTISPGEIVGLVGESGSGKSVLGFSLLGLLPRSAELGGAVRVMGSDMLHGDEKSRQKVRRLNLGSIFQDPMTSLNPTMRVGQQVAESAGSTAEAERLLAAVGIPDPARRMRSYPHELSGGLRQRVMIAMAVAGDPELIVADEPTTALDVTVQAQVLVLLRRLRDELGCSVLMITHDLGVAAQIADRVAVLYAGRIAEVGPAAEVLQAPAHPYTHGLLQSRLTFDTHRQRALAVLPGEVPSPTAVLSGCPFVPRCPLAHDQCSTRPPAPTEAGPGRVSACVLPAPTVLARLHPEEAVPPEDAVPPDAAVPPDEVVAPQTTTDDPARERGVAVSVREVTKAFPTGGAVRGRARLQALRGVSLTVGAGEAVAIVGESGSGKSTLLRVIAGLETPTTGQVGLAATERPQMVFQDAGASLTPWMSVHELVSERLRGRKLSRRQRDARVTEALTRVGLPADVARARAAQLSGGQRQRVSLARATVVPPAVLLCDEPTSALDVSLAASVINLIGQLRESLDMAVVFVTHDLSVARVVADRIAVMYLGRIVEIGDVEQVTARPAHPYTQALIASIPDIGREPEVMIGEPGSPLSPPSGCAFHPRCPLAIATCSEPALDVGLEGTPGSNHRVACIERRAS